A window of the Teredinibacter franksiae genome harbors these coding sequences:
- a CDS encoding alpha/beta hydrolase — MDVRNWHSLRSILVCTSALLFSSLCCAAAAAWPAFPNVVYTDPEHTSTIGDIQFTECRVSYPGKSHFRFLDCGSLEVPENYAKPSGKKITLFVGKIKAKGKKPMEDAFVPISGGPGSAASEGYLFPGQGFDKINLNRDIYIIDQRGTGKSNKLICLDDVDKNLHAHEQNREKTKQLVGQCLEELEGDPSQYTTSVAVRDLEAVRLALGLGAWNLYGASYGTRVAQHYLRMYPESTRSVILDAVAYPQLNLGYDIAIQSQRALDDMITRCEKVESCKQAFPQLKQGITSLFEQLNENPIELKVENFGSGKPEAFTLYKTHLLMLIRMSLYAPEVMAVLPLLLHEAYANNNFSPLARSAFKTEKTMGDMLSIGMHNSVVCSEDMAFFALRDGDRQRLAGTYIGEHLLDTLLDTCAIWPTGPVDRNFKLPVESNKPVLLLSGSADPITPPEYAVKAAEKLTNSRHLIAEGMGHGLAAKGCMPTQMAKFLDAASSKELDIECLDRLEPAPFFIDFNGPTP; from the coding sequence ATGGACGTCAGGAATTGGCATTCTCTACGCTCAATTTTAGTGTGTACCTCTGCACTACTTTTTTCCAGCTTATGCTGCGCAGCAGCTGCGGCGTGGCCCGCCTTCCCAAATGTGGTTTACACAGATCCAGAGCATACGTCTACCATCGGTGATATTCAGTTTACCGAATGCCGCGTGAGCTATCCGGGAAAGTCCCATTTTCGGTTCTTAGACTGCGGCAGTCTGGAGGTGCCAGAAAACTACGCAAAACCGAGTGGTAAAAAAATCACCTTGTTTGTTGGCAAAATCAAGGCGAAGGGTAAAAAGCCAATGGAAGACGCATTTGTTCCCATTTCTGGCGGGCCTGGCTCTGCTGCCAGTGAAGGGTACCTGTTTCCGGGGCAGGGGTTCGATAAAATTAATTTAAACCGTGATATTTACATCATCGATCAGCGCGGTACCGGCAAATCGAACAAGTTGATCTGTTTGGATGATGTAGATAAAAATTTGCATGCCCACGAACAAAACCGCGAAAAAACAAAGCAACTTGTAGGCCAGTGCCTGGAGGAGCTGGAGGGTGATCCTTCACAATATACGACCAGTGTAGCGGTGCGCGACTTGGAGGCTGTACGCCTGGCGCTGGGCTTAGGTGCGTGGAATTTATACGGCGCTTCTTATGGTACGCGTGTGGCACAGCACTATCTGCGTATGTACCCTGAGTCGACACGCAGTGTTATTCTCGATGCAGTAGCTTACCCTCAGCTGAACTTAGGGTATGACATCGCCATTCAAAGTCAGCGTGCATTGGACGATATGATTACGCGTTGCGAAAAAGTGGAGTCCTGTAAGCAGGCATTCCCACAGCTAAAGCAGGGGATTACATCGTTATTTGAACAACTCAATGAAAACCCTATTGAGCTGAAGGTTGAAAATTTTGGCAGTGGTAAACCTGAAGCCTTCACGCTCTATAAAACGCATTTACTGATGCTGATTCGGATGTCGCTCTATGCGCCTGAAGTAATGGCGGTATTACCGCTTTTGTTACATGAAGCCTACGCCAACAATAATTTTTCCCCGTTGGCTCGGAGCGCCTTTAAAACAGAAAAAACAATGGGGGATATGTTAAGTATCGGTATGCACAATTCGGTTGTTTGCAGCGAAGATATGGCATTCTTTGCGCTAAGAGACGGAGATAGGCAGCGTTTGGCTGGCACCTATATTGGTGAGCACTTACTCGATACTCTGCTCGACACTTGTGCAATATGGCCCACGGGCCCTGTCGACCGAAACTTCAAATTACCCGTTGAATCAAACAAACCCGTGCTGCTTTTATCGGGCTCTGCTGACCCGATAACGCCACCGGAATATGCGGTTAAGGCCGCAGAAAAATTGACCAATAGCCGGCATTTAATAGCCGAAGGTATGGGGCACGGATTGGCTGCAAAGGGTTGTATGCCCACGCAAATGGCGAAATTTCTCGACGCTGCTTCCTCGAAGGAGCTTGATATAGAGTGCCTAGATAGATTAGAACCAGCCCCATTTTTTATCGACTTTAATGGACCTACGCCCTAA
- a CDS encoding ABC transporter ATP-binding protein, with protein MIEANGLSKSFRKKGAGRKEPLIKAVENVNFFAGDGVITGLLGPNGAGKSTTLRILATLISADTGSAIVDGFDVNKTPEKVRQSIGFLPHNSGIYPRMTARENIQYYANIVGLARKQSKKKISALIETLDMDDFADRRAEGFSQGQKTKVALARALVHEPKTLMLDEPTNGLDVMATRSLRKIIRRLRDEGHCILFSSHIMQEVAALCDHVAIISDGAIAISDSIEGIRERTGQQDLEDAFVVAIGEQLEEDA; from the coding sequence ATGATCGAAGCGAATGGGCTGAGTAAATCTTTTCGAAAAAAGGGTGCGGGCCGAAAAGAACCGCTGATTAAGGCGGTTGAGAATGTGAATTTTTTTGCGGGTGATGGCGTTATTACGGGGTTACTGGGCCCAAATGGTGCGGGTAAATCCACGACCTTGCGTATATTGGCTACGCTAATATCGGCGGATACCGGTAGCGCTATTGTCGATGGTTTTGATGTAAACAAAACTCCGGAAAAAGTACGCCAAAGTATTGGTTTTTTACCTCACAATTCTGGTATATACCCAAGAATGACCGCTAGGGAAAATATTCAGTACTACGCCAATATTGTTGGGCTGGCTCGCAAACAGTCAAAAAAGAAAATTTCCGCATTAATTGAAACCTTGGACATGGATGATTTTGCCGATAGGCGAGCAGAAGGGTTCTCGCAGGGGCAAAAAACCAAAGTGGCATTGGCTAGAGCGTTGGTACATGAGCCAAAAACCTTGATGCTTGACGAACCGACCAATGGCTTGGACGTAATGGCAACACGGAGTTTACGTAAAATTATTCGTCGGTTACGGGATGAAGGGCATTGTATTCTGTTTTCTAGTCATATTATGCAGGAGGTTGCAGCGCTCTGTGATCATGTCGCCATTATTTCCGATGGTGCAATTGCCATATCCGATAGTATTGAGGGGATACGTGAACGTACAGGTCAACAGGATCTAGAAGATGCCTTTGTTGTCGCAATTGGCGAGCAGCTGGAGGAGGACGCATGA
- a CDS encoding ABC transporter permease: MRQWLVVALKEIKDNLRDKRAFFFAIVYGPIFMPLMIVGPMLLGAKTGFIDYESTTEVHVQGMENAPNLVAFLKTKNLVAVVAPENFKHKIREGELDAVLEIPAEYGDRLRKGEPEPLFLYVNRSNKKSEKAARHLNSIVNGYSGYLGYWRVHARGFDYELTQALKLVEHDLSSEGVGGLVFGFLIYFILVFTMMTGGFYLAVDITAGERERNSLEPLLALPISRFTVVFGKFLAILSFVTLSGFLSAISLYLIFTFLPFEELATFLKLDGMVLACAFLLALPCALLVSCLLMATAAFTKSAKEAQTYISLLFVVPMVPMFIGQFADIKASANSMAVPFYSQYSLIDKMVKGETILPVYVLSSVGGTLIVAGLLFAIAVFLYRQEKILSN, translated from the coding sequence ATGAGGCAGTGGTTAGTTGTTGCGCTGAAGGAAATTAAAGATAACCTTCGTGATAAGCGCGCGTTTTTCTTCGCTATAGTGTATGGCCCCATCTTTATGCCATTGATGATTGTTGGGCCTATGTTGCTGGGCGCTAAAACGGGGTTTATTGACTATGAATCAACAACAGAAGTACATGTGCAAGGCATGGAAAATGCCCCGAATTTGGTGGCATTTTTAAAAACTAAAAACCTTGTTGCAGTAGTGGCGCCGGAGAACTTCAAGCACAAAATACGCGAGGGCGAGTTGGATGCCGTACTGGAAATACCCGCCGAGTATGGCGATCGATTGCGAAAGGGCGAGCCTGAACCGCTGTTTCTATATGTAAACCGTTCTAATAAAAAGTCGGAAAAAGCTGCACGCCATTTAAACTCAATTGTTAATGGTTACAGTGGATATTTAGGCTATTGGCGGGTGCATGCGCGAGGATTTGACTATGAGCTTACACAGGCTTTAAAGCTGGTTGAGCACGATTTATCGAGCGAAGGTGTAGGTGGATTAGTTTTCGGTTTTCTTATTTATTTTATTCTCGTTTTTACGATGATGACCGGTGGGTTTTATCTGGCTGTTGATATAACCGCGGGTGAGCGTGAACGAAATTCATTAGAGCCCTTACTGGCTTTGCCAATTTCCCGTTTTACGGTAGTGTTTGGTAAGTTTTTAGCTATACTAAGCTTTGTTACATTGTCGGGTTTTTTATCGGCTATCAGTTTGTATCTTATATTCACCTTTTTGCCGTTTGAAGAGTTGGCCACATTTTTGAAGTTAGACGGCATGGTCCTAGCTTGCGCCTTTTTGTTGGCTCTGCCGTGTGCGCTGCTCGTTTCTTGTTTGTTAATGGCGACAGCCGCTTTTACAAAGAGCGCTAAGGAAGCGCAAACCTATATTAGTTTACTGTTCGTTGTGCCGATGGTCCCCATGTTTATCGGCCAGTTCGCCGATATAAAAGCCAGCGCAAATTCTATGGCTGTTCCTTTTTACAGTCAGTATTCGCTTATTGATAAGATGGTAAAAGGCGAAACAATCTTACCCGTGTATGTGTTGTCCTCCGTTGGGGGAACGCTGATTGTTGCAGGATTGCTTTTTGCGATTGCTGTTTTTCTGTATCGGCAGGAAAAAATTCTATCCAATTAG
- a CDS encoding alginate export family protein, translated as MKSSNKLVTTSALASAVVTLLAQPAFASDSALDTLMTDGTTKVDFRYRYEGVTQDGINENAAANTLRSRVTFTSGSVNDFSFKLEMDDSRPLFSENYNSVTNGKTDYPAVADPKGTDLNQAFVQYKIGEFNAVAGRQRILLDDQRFVGGVGWRQNEQTYDGLTLKLGSGNFTGSYSYVNNVNRIFGPNGSAAQAADWRGNVHLANGTFTLVEDHKLTGFIYAMDFDNAAGASNNTYGLRYTGKLGPVNLKASYATQSEAGDNPAEYTANYMLADVGGKVASKLSWNLGYEVLGSDGGAKSFITPLATLHKWQGWADKFLSTPAAGIKDMYATVGTKAGPVKLSLTYHNFTSDFGSTDLGSEIDAVAVYPITKKVKTVLKYANYSADTHASDTSKVWFMLQVSL; from the coding sequence ATGAAATCATCGAATAAACTTGTCACTACATCGGCCCTAGCCTCCGCCGTTGTTACCCTATTGGCGCAGCCAGCGTTTGCTAGTGATTCCGCGTTGGATACTTTGATGACTGACGGCACCACAAAAGTCGATTTCCGCTATCGTTACGAGGGGGTAACCCAGGACGGCATCAATGAAAACGCCGCCGCAAATACGCTGCGCTCTCGTGTCACCTTTACCTCTGGCTCTGTTAACGATTTTTCTTTCAAACTGGAGATGGACGACTCCCGCCCGCTTTTCAGCGAAAATTACAACAGCGTCACTAACGGCAAAACCGATTACCCTGCTGTAGCCGATCCCAAGGGCACTGACCTAAACCAAGCCTTTGTGCAATATAAAATTGGGGAATTTAACGCCGTTGCTGGGCGCCAAAGAATTCTGCTCGACGATCAGCGCTTCGTTGGCGGTGTTGGCTGGAGACAGAATGAACAAACCTATGACGGCCTAACATTAAAACTGGGCAGTGGGAACTTTACCGGTAGCTACAGCTACGTAAACAATGTAAATCGAATTTTCGGCCCGAATGGTTCCGCCGCTCAAGCAGCCGACTGGCGAGGCAATGTCCACCTTGCAAACGGAACATTTACCTTAGTAGAAGACCACAAGCTCACCGGTTTTATATACGCCATGGATTTTGATAACGCCGCGGGAGCCTCGAATAATACTTACGGTCTGCGCTACACAGGCAAGCTCGGTCCCGTAAACTTAAAGGCCAGCTATGCCACTCAGAGCGAAGCCGGTGATAACCCAGCGGAGTACACAGCCAATTACATGCTCGCCGATGTAGGCGGAAAAGTCGCGTCTAAGCTGTCGTGGAACTTGGGCTACGAGGTGCTCGGCAGCGACGGAGGAGCAAAAAGCTTTATTACCCCCTTGGCAACATTGCATAAGTGGCAGGGTTGGGCTGATAAATTCCTGAGTACGCCAGCAGCTGGCATTAAAGATATGTACGCAACCGTTGGCACCAAAGCTGGCCCTGTAAAACTAAGCCTAACGTACCATAACTTCACGTCTGACTTTGGCAGTACCGACCTCGGTAGTGAAATCGATGCGGTAGCGGTTTATCCCATCACAAAAAAAGTAAAAACCGTACTCAAATATGCAAACTATAGCGCCGATACCCATGCAAGCGACACGAGCAAAGTATGGTTTATGCTACAGGTATCGCTATAA
- a CDS encoding type IV pilin protein has product MISNNRGFTMIELMIVIVIVAVLAAVAVPSYQSSVIKNNRSIGKTALMTLVSRQEQYFVNNKSYTTDLTKLGYPAATFYVNNNGDSSVNSTGGVYQMSLSGATASAFTVVATPVNNQVSDTTCANLSLTHRGIESASGGGESCW; this is encoded by the coding sequence ATGATTTCAAACAACCGCGGCTTCACCATGATCGAACTGATGATAGTAATCGTTATTGTGGCAGTCCTTGCCGCCGTCGCGGTACCGTCTTACCAAAGTAGCGTTATTAAAAACAATCGCAGTATTGGTAAAACAGCCTTAATGACACTGGTCTCCCGTCAAGAACAATATTTCGTCAACAACAAAAGTTACACCACCGACCTCACAAAATTGGGGTACCCTGCCGCAACCTTTTATGTGAACAATAACGGTGATTCTTCCGTCAATTCCACAGGAGGGGTTTACCAAATGTCTCTTTCAGGCGCAACAGCCTCTGCATTTACCGTCGTTGCAACCCCTGTAAACAACCAAGTCAGCGACACGACTTGCGCAAACCTCTCCCTTACCCACAGAGGCATTGAGTCGGCATCTGGCGGCGGTGAAAGCTGCTGGTAA